A region of Anopheles merus strain MAF chromosome 2R, AmerM5.1, whole genome shotgun sequence DNA encodes the following proteins:
- the LOC121590807 gene encoding dynactin subunit 1 isoform X2, with the protein MAERYLKIGQRVELTGKEVRGTIAYVGMTSFAVGKWVGVILDEAKGKNNGSIKGHQYFSCEENYGMFVRPTQLVFIDDAGNPIEDAQTPDEKPRSRLSSAGSVRSLASMPGSTQTFSAKPTAVRRKSPVKQPQTKRASMTMTLSTSSSRMSLNRSTSSLGSKTQLTSPGSERASGQSSIPTPVSSIPTMVKPDRNEPLQRSHMSPPESLQTSKRASFVETGFVETLKPQFTPGQSLISPSPAPTPAPGASSTEDRIHILQLQAELEEMRKLNADLGEKLETLKQRRAEDRERLREFDKMKTQYEQLVEFKSKIMDAHSQLQRDLQRAKQEAKDAIEARDLHSEEMAELAENVELITLDKEMAEEKADTLALELETAKERIEELTLDLEILKTEMQEKVGSIGGGGVVGAGDGSAVASTYEFKQLEQQNARLRETLVRLRDLSAHEKHEIQKLEKELETKKSEVTELQRTKEKFSAKIDELEAQLGDLQEQVDAALGAEEMVEQLAEKKMELEDRVKALEEEVAELEALEEVHEQLVESNHELEMDMREELDMAHAAKREAVREKDAALETIVDRDQTILKFRELVQRLNEQCQELRERLNQESSKQQQQQQAKDTALITETIDFKQMFAESKAFTRAIDLQLRQIELTQANEHVRYLTAFMPDVFMARGGDHDAILVILLVSRIVFKSGIIVSQARERFSSVPQMDRAAILSGHEVAQFGFRSRLLHHVHNLQSIMHQFLFSMTGCKADTLLKIGAALPEMLAQEKMVDEIVDLLKANQLDENSSTDNLEKCVTFFNAMYVVLLTGEDLVNETQIVRDCTASIGAACDSIANDSNIIKILIKPGDETSDSGLLLQYILQNVENIRQQLKLVKRRLPQDVAITKCNLSMNTLRNLKRTAEALNKVMSVLFYATRQCLQLVTLDPETETSVPQEKLWEILSNGCEKVYEQDDLGPSQNVRTVLSAASTDMGQLAQYLLDHEYEIISATNAAKPEEKPVAPIILRAQAVKKQLEETKTLTATLENREAEIRQLKLAAKLKQNELSEMQIRKDLAEKKLSVLQQDHETNTTRLQKQYDEVCAKLKQKEKEFEETMDHLQSDIDSLESEKSSLRDKLKSFSSRKVDLKTTTALDISASSPYIAQELSLLKRAFKDERAERLKVQANEYRKILAGLEPLHVPQPKDERIQELEQKITRVKHDLIMSLVKGAEIPATNTVHGSVSKTILDHENQRKQQQTQIRAKAEQLACDVMQEYLSRKPHRAAKGDFASFPSNELTAAFRVNVRV; encoded by the exons ATGGCCGAACGGTATCTGAAAATTGGCCAGCGCGTCGAGCTGACCGGCAAGGAGGTGCGTGGCACGATCGCCTACGTCGGTATGACCTCCTTTGCCGTGGGCAAGTGGGTCGGCGTAATTCTGGATGAGGCGAAAGGCAAGAACAACGGATCGATAAAAGGACATCAGTATTTTTCG TGTGAAGAAAACTATGGCATGTTTGTACGCCCAACCCAGTTGGTGTTTATCGACGACGCTGGTAACCCCATCGAAGATGCACAAACGCCGGACGAAAAGCCACGATCTCGTCTGAGCAG CGCGGGTTCAGTCCGATCACTTGCCTCAATGCCTGGATCGACTCAAACGTTCTCGGCCAAGCCAACAGC GGTGCGCCGGAAGTCACCGGTTAAGCAGCCGCAAACGAAGCGCGCCTCCATGACAATGACACTGTCAACATCCAG CTCGCGGATGTCGCTCAATCGGAGCACGAGCTCGCTCGGTTCCAAGACGCAGCTTACGTCGCCGGGCAGCGAACGGGCATCCGGGCAATCCTCCATTCCGACGCCCGTTTCCTCGATCCCGACGATGGTGAAACCGGACCGCAATGAGCCGCTGCAACGGTCGCACATGAGCCCCCCGGAATCGCTACAAACGTCCAAACGGGCATCGTTCGTGGAGACGGGCTTTGTGGAAACGCTGAAACCGCAGTTCACCCCGGGCCAATCGCTCATCTCACCATCGCCGGCACCGACACCGGCACCGGGAGCGTCCTCTACCGAGGATCGCATTCACATCCTGCAGCTGCAGGCAGAGCTGGAAGAGATGCGCAAGCTAAACGCAGACCTGGGCGAAAAGCTGGAAACGTTGAAGCAGCGCCGCGCGGAAGATCGCGAACGCTTGCGGGAGTTCGACAAGATGAAAACGCAGTACGAGCAGTTGGTGGAGTTTAAGAGCAAAATCATGGACGCCCATTCCCAGCTGCAGCGCGATCTGCAGCGTGCCAAGCAGGAAGCGAAGGACGCGATCGAGGCGCGCGATCTGCACAGCGAAGAGATGGCCGAGCTGGCCGAAAACGTGGAGCTGATCACGCTGGATAAGGAGATGGCGGAGGAGAAGGCGGACACGTTGGCGCTCGAGCTGGAAACGGCCAAGGAGCGCATCGAGGAGCTTACGCTCGATTTGGAAATTTTGAAAACGGAAATGCAGGAGAAGGTCGGCTCTATTGGGGGTGGAGGTGTCGTTGGCGCCGGCGACGGGTCGGCCGTGGCCTCGACGTACGAGTTCAAGCAGCTGGAGCAGCAAAACGCACGGCTGCGGGAAACGCTCGTCCGCTTGCGCGATCTGTCCGCGCACGAAAAGCACGAGATCCAGAAGCTGGAGAAGGAGCTGGAAACGAAAAAATCCGAAGTGACCGAACTGCAGCGCACgaaggaaaagttttccgCCAAAATCGACGAGCTGGAGGCCCAGCTGGGCGATCTGCAGGAGCAGGTGGATGCGGCGCTGGGCGCGGAAGAGATGGTCGAACAGCTCGCCGAAAAGAAGATGGAGCTGGAGGATAGGGTGAAGGCGCTCGAGGAGGAGGTGGCCGAGCTGGAGGCGCTCGAGGAGGTGCACGAGCAGCTGGTCGAAAGCAACCACGAGCTGGAGATGGATATGCGCGAAGAGCTGGACATGGCGCACGCGGCGAAACGGGAAGCGGTGCGCGAAAAGGACGCCGCCCTCGAGACGATTGTCGACCGCGACCAGACGATCCTGAAGTTCCGCGAGCTGGTGCAGCGGCTTAACGAGCAGTGCCAGGAGTTGCGCGAGCGGCTGAACCAGGAGTcgagcaagcagcagcagcagcagcaggccaaGGATACCGCCCTCATCACCGAGACGATCGACTTCAAGCAAATGTTCGCCGAATCGAAGGCGTTTACGCGCGCGATCGATCTGCAGCTGCGCCAGATCGAGCTGACGCAGGCGAACGAGCACGTCCGCTACCTGACCGCGTTCATGCCGGACGTGTTCATGGCACGGGGCGGCGACCACGATGCCATCCTGGTGATACTGCTCGTGTCGCGCATCGTCTTCAAGTCGGGCATCATCGTCAGCCAGGCGCGGGAACGGTTCTCGAGCGTGCCGCAGATGGACCGGGCCGCGATCCTGTCCGGCCACGAGGTGGCCCAGTTTGGGTTCCGGTCGCGCCTGCTACACCACGTGCACAACCTGCAAAGCATCATGCACCAGTTCCTGTTCAGCATGACGGGATGCAAGGCGGACACGCTGCTCAAGATCGGCGCCGCCCTGCCAGAGATGCTTGCGCAGGAAAAGATGGTGGACGAGATCGTCGATCTGCTCAAGGCTAACCAGCTGGACGAAAACTCTTCCACAGACA ATCTGGAAAAGTGTGTCACATTCTTCAACGCCATGTACGTGGTACTGCTAACCGGCGAAGATTTGGTCAACGAAACGCAAATCGTGCGCGACTGCACTGCATCCATCGGTGCGGCCTGCGACTCGATCGCAAACGATTCCAACATTATTAAGATTTTGATTAAG CCCGGCGACGAAACGAGCGATTCCGGCTTACTCCTGCAGTACATTCTGCAAAATGTGGAAAACATAAGACAGCAGCTGAAGCTCGTGAAGCGCCGTCTGCCGCAGGACGTAGCAATAACAAAGTGCAACCTGTCCATGAACACACTGCGCAACCTGAAACGCACCGCCGAAGCACTGAACAAGGTGATGAGCGTGCTGTTCTACGCCACCCGCCAATGTCTGCAGCTGGTGACGCTCGACCCGGAAACGGAGACGTCCGTGCCACAGGAAAAGCTGTGGGAAATCCTGTCCAACGGTTGCGAGAAGGTGTACGAGCAGGATGACCTAGGACCGTCGCAGAACGTGCGCACCGTGCTGAGCGCGGCCAGCACCGACATGGGCCAGCTCGCCCAGTATCTGCTCGATCACGAGTACGAAATCATCTCGGCAACGAACGCCGCCAAGCCGGAGGAGAAACCGGTCGCGCCGATCATACTGCGGGCGCAGGCCGTTAAGAAGCAGCTGGAGGAAACGAAAACGCTGACGGCAACGCTCGAGAACCGGGAGGCCGAGATACGGCAGCTGAAGCTGGCCGCGAAGCTGAAGCAGAACGAGCTGTCCGAGATGCAGATACGGAAAGATTTGGCCGAGAAGAAGCTGTCGGTGCTGCAGCAGGACCACGAGACGAACACGACGCGCCTTCAGAAGCAGTACGATGAAGTGTGCGCCAAGCTGAAACA GAAGGAGAAAGAGTTCGAGGAAACGATGGACCACCTGCAGAGCGATATCGATTCGCTGGAAAGTGAAAAGAGCAGCTTGCGCGACAAGCTGAAATCGTTCAGCTCGCGCAAGGTTGATCTCAAGACGACGACGGCGCTCGACATCTCGGCCAGCTCGCCCTACATCGCTCAGGAGCTGTCGCTGTTGAAGCGCGCCTTCAAGGATGAGCGGGCCGAGCGGCTCAAGGTGCAGGCAAATGAGTACCGCAAGATCCTGGCCGGGTTGGAGCCGCTGCACGTGCCGCAGCCGAAGGATGAGCGCATCCAGGAGCTGGAGCAGAAGATAACGCGCGTCAAGCACGATCTAATCATGTCGCTGGTGAAGGGTGCCGAAATACCGGCCACCAACACCGTGCACGGTAGCGTCTCGAAGACGATCCTGGACCACGAGAACCAgcgcaagcagcagcaaacgcagATACGGGCCAAGGCGGAACAGCTGGCGTGCGATGTGATGCAGGAATATCTCAGCAGGAAACCGCACCGGGCGGCCAAGGGTGATTTCGCCTCCTTCCCCTCAAACGAACTGACCGCCGCGTTTCGCGTGAACGTCAGGGTGTAG
- the LOC121590807 gene encoding dynactin subunit 1 isoform X5: protein MAERYLKIGQRVELTGKEVRGTIAYVGMTSFAVGKWVGVILDEAKGKNNGSIKGHQYFSCEENYGMFVRPTQLVFIDDAGNPIEDAQTPDEKPRSRLSSSRMSLNRSTSSLGSKTQLTSPGSERASGQSSIPTPVSSIPTMVKPDRNEPLQRSHMSPPESLQTSKRASFVETGFVETLKPQFTPGQSLISPSPAPTPAPGASSTEDRIHILQLQAELEEMRKLNADLGEKLETLKQRRAEDRERLREFDKMKTQYEQLVEFKSKIMDAHSQLQRDLQRAKQEAKDAIEARDLHSEEMAELAENVELITLDKEMAEEKADTLALELETAKERIEELTLDLEILKTEMQEKVGSIGGGGVVGAGDGSAVASTYEFKQLEQQNARLRETLVRLRDLSAHEKHEIQKLEKELETKKSEVTELQRTKEKFSAKIDELEAQLGDLQEQVDAALGAEEMVEQLAEKKMELEDRVKALEEEVAELEALEEVHEQLVESNHELEMDMREELDMAHAAKREAVREKDAALETIVDRDQTILKFRELVQRLNEQCQELRERLNQESSKQQQQQQAKDTALITETIDFKQMFAESKAFTRAIDLQLRQIELTQANEHVRYLTAFMPDVFMARGGDHDAILVILLVSRIVFKSGIIVSQARERFSSVPQMDRAAILSGHEVAQFGFRSRLLHHVHNLQSIMHQFLFSMTGCKADTLLKIGAALPEMLAQEKMVDEIVDLLKANQLDENSSTDNLEKCVTFFNAMYVVLLTGEDLVNETQIVRDCTASIGAACDSIANDSNIIKILIKPGDETSDSGLLLQYILQNVENIRQQLKLVKRRLPQDVAITKCNLSMNTLRNLKRTAEALNKVMSVLFYATRQCLQLVTLDPETETSVPQEKLWEILSNGCEKVYEQDDLGPSQNVRTVLSAASTDMGQLAQYLLDHEYEIISATNAAKPEEKPVAPIILRAQAVKKQLEETKTLTATLENREAEIRQLKLAAKLKQNELSEMQIRKDLAEKKLSVLQQDHETNTTRLQKQYDEVCAKLKQKEKEFEETMDHLQSDIDSLESEKSSLRDKLKSFSSRKVDLKTTTALDISASSPYIAQELSLLKRAFKDERAERLKVQANEYRKILAGLEPLHVPQPKDERIQELEQKITRVKHDLIMSLVKGAEIPATNTVHGSVSKTILDHENQRKQQQTQIRAKAEQLACDVMQEYLSRKPHRAAKGDFASFPSNELTAAFRVNVRV, encoded by the exons ATGGCCGAACGGTATCTGAAAATTGGCCAGCGCGTCGAGCTGACCGGCAAGGAGGTGCGTGGCACGATCGCCTACGTCGGTATGACCTCCTTTGCCGTGGGCAAGTGGGTCGGCGTAATTCTGGATGAGGCGAAAGGCAAGAACAACGGATCGATAAAAGGACATCAGTATTTTTCG TGTGAAGAAAACTATGGCATGTTTGTACGCCCAACCCAGTTGGTGTTTATCGACGACGCTGGTAACCCCATCGAAGATGCACAAACGCCGGACGAAAAGCCACGATCTCGTCTGAGCAG CTCGCGGATGTCGCTCAATCGGAGCACGAGCTCGCTCGGTTCCAAGACGCAGCTTACGTCGCCGGGCAGCGAACGGGCATCCGGGCAATCCTCCATTCCGACGCCCGTTTCCTCGATCCCGACGATGGTGAAACCGGACCGCAATGAGCCGCTGCAACGGTCGCACATGAGCCCCCCGGAATCGCTACAAACGTCCAAACGGGCATCGTTCGTGGAGACGGGCTTTGTGGAAACGCTGAAACCGCAGTTCACCCCGGGCCAATCGCTCATCTCACCATCGCCGGCACCGACACCGGCACCGGGAGCGTCCTCTACCGAGGATCGCATTCACATCCTGCAGCTGCAGGCAGAGCTGGAAGAGATGCGCAAGCTAAACGCAGACCTGGGCGAAAAGCTGGAAACGTTGAAGCAGCGCCGCGCGGAAGATCGCGAACGCTTGCGGGAGTTCGACAAGATGAAAACGCAGTACGAGCAGTTGGTGGAGTTTAAGAGCAAAATCATGGACGCCCATTCCCAGCTGCAGCGCGATCTGCAGCGTGCCAAGCAGGAAGCGAAGGACGCGATCGAGGCGCGCGATCTGCACAGCGAAGAGATGGCCGAGCTGGCCGAAAACGTGGAGCTGATCACGCTGGATAAGGAGATGGCGGAGGAGAAGGCGGACACGTTGGCGCTCGAGCTGGAAACGGCCAAGGAGCGCATCGAGGAGCTTACGCTCGATTTGGAAATTTTGAAAACGGAAATGCAGGAGAAGGTCGGCTCTATTGGGGGTGGAGGTGTCGTTGGCGCCGGCGACGGGTCGGCCGTGGCCTCGACGTACGAGTTCAAGCAGCTGGAGCAGCAAAACGCACGGCTGCGGGAAACGCTCGTCCGCTTGCGCGATCTGTCCGCGCACGAAAAGCACGAGATCCAGAAGCTGGAGAAGGAGCTGGAAACGAAAAAATCCGAAGTGACCGAACTGCAGCGCACgaaggaaaagttttccgCCAAAATCGACGAGCTGGAGGCCCAGCTGGGCGATCTGCAGGAGCAGGTGGATGCGGCGCTGGGCGCGGAAGAGATGGTCGAACAGCTCGCCGAAAAGAAGATGGAGCTGGAGGATAGGGTGAAGGCGCTCGAGGAGGAGGTGGCCGAGCTGGAGGCGCTCGAGGAGGTGCACGAGCAGCTGGTCGAAAGCAACCACGAGCTGGAGATGGATATGCGCGAAGAGCTGGACATGGCGCACGCGGCGAAACGGGAAGCGGTGCGCGAAAAGGACGCCGCCCTCGAGACGATTGTCGACCGCGACCAGACGATCCTGAAGTTCCGCGAGCTGGTGCAGCGGCTTAACGAGCAGTGCCAGGAGTTGCGCGAGCGGCTGAACCAGGAGTcgagcaagcagcagcagcagcagcaggccaaGGATACCGCCCTCATCACCGAGACGATCGACTTCAAGCAAATGTTCGCCGAATCGAAGGCGTTTACGCGCGCGATCGATCTGCAGCTGCGCCAGATCGAGCTGACGCAGGCGAACGAGCACGTCCGCTACCTGACCGCGTTCATGCCGGACGTGTTCATGGCACGGGGCGGCGACCACGATGCCATCCTGGTGATACTGCTCGTGTCGCGCATCGTCTTCAAGTCGGGCATCATCGTCAGCCAGGCGCGGGAACGGTTCTCGAGCGTGCCGCAGATGGACCGGGCCGCGATCCTGTCCGGCCACGAGGTGGCCCAGTTTGGGTTCCGGTCGCGCCTGCTACACCACGTGCACAACCTGCAAAGCATCATGCACCAGTTCCTGTTCAGCATGACGGGATGCAAGGCGGACACGCTGCTCAAGATCGGCGCCGCCCTGCCAGAGATGCTTGCGCAGGAAAAGATGGTGGACGAGATCGTCGATCTGCTCAAGGCTAACCAGCTGGACGAAAACTCTTCCACAGACA ATCTGGAAAAGTGTGTCACATTCTTCAACGCCATGTACGTGGTACTGCTAACCGGCGAAGATTTGGTCAACGAAACGCAAATCGTGCGCGACTGCACTGCATCCATCGGTGCGGCCTGCGACTCGATCGCAAACGATTCCAACATTATTAAGATTTTGATTAAG CCCGGCGACGAAACGAGCGATTCCGGCTTACTCCTGCAGTACATTCTGCAAAATGTGGAAAACATAAGACAGCAGCTGAAGCTCGTGAAGCGCCGTCTGCCGCAGGACGTAGCAATAACAAAGTGCAACCTGTCCATGAACACACTGCGCAACCTGAAACGCACCGCCGAAGCACTGAACAAGGTGATGAGCGTGCTGTTCTACGCCACCCGCCAATGTCTGCAGCTGGTGACGCTCGACCCGGAAACGGAGACGTCCGTGCCACAGGAAAAGCTGTGGGAAATCCTGTCCAACGGTTGCGAGAAGGTGTACGAGCAGGATGACCTAGGACCGTCGCAGAACGTGCGCACCGTGCTGAGCGCGGCCAGCACCGACATGGGCCAGCTCGCCCAGTATCTGCTCGATCACGAGTACGAAATCATCTCGGCAACGAACGCCGCCAAGCCGGAGGAGAAACCGGTCGCGCCGATCATACTGCGGGCGCAGGCCGTTAAGAAGCAGCTGGAGGAAACGAAAACGCTGACGGCAACGCTCGAGAACCGGGAGGCCGAGATACGGCAGCTGAAGCTGGCCGCGAAGCTGAAGCAGAACGAGCTGTCCGAGATGCAGATACGGAAAGATTTGGCCGAGAAGAAGCTGTCGGTGCTGCAGCAGGACCACGAGACGAACACGACGCGCCTTCAGAAGCAGTACGATGAAGTGTGCGCCAAGCTGAAACA GAAGGAGAAAGAGTTCGAGGAAACGATGGACCACCTGCAGAGCGATATCGATTCGCTGGAAAGTGAAAAGAGCAGCTTGCGCGACAAGCTGAAATCGTTCAGCTCGCGCAAGGTTGATCTCAAGACGACGACGGCGCTCGACATCTCGGCCAGCTCGCCCTACATCGCTCAGGAGCTGTCGCTGTTGAAGCGCGCCTTCAAGGATGAGCGGGCCGAGCGGCTCAAGGTGCAGGCAAATGAGTACCGCAAGATCCTGGCCGGGTTGGAGCCGCTGCACGTGCCGCAGCCGAAGGATGAGCGCATCCAGGAGCTGGAGCAGAAGATAACGCGCGTCAAGCACGATCTAATCATGTCGCTGGTGAAGGGTGCCGAAATACCGGCCACCAACACCGTGCACGGTAGCGTCTCGAAGACGATCCTGGACCACGAGAACCAgcgcaagcagcagcaaacgcagATACGGGCCAAGGCGGAACAGCTGGCGTGCGATGTGATGCAGGAATATCTCAGCAGGAAACCGCACCGGGCGGCCAAGGGTGATTTCGCCTCCTTCCCCTCAAACGAACTGACCGCCGCGTTTCGCGTGAACGTCAGGGTGTAG